In one Spirosoma rigui genomic region, the following are encoded:
- a CDS encoding phosphoribosyltransferase family protein, with the protein MNTELPTLILNAEQIRQKIRRIAFQIYEINFEESSLLLAGVSGEGYVLAQAIRNELAQIAPFEVELIQIELDKTQIAQPAVQTSQPVAAYTDKVIIVVDDVLYTGRTLAFSLQPFLSVPVRKLQVAVLVDRNYPKYPVAADYKGYELSTTLTDHVDVILSDESRMGVYLR; encoded by the coding sequence ATGAATACCGAACTGCCAACGCTCATCCTCAACGCCGAACAAATTCGTCAGAAGATCCGGCGAATTGCGTTTCAGATTTACGAGATCAATTTTGAGGAGTCATCGTTGTTGCTGGCGGGCGTCTCGGGCGAAGGCTACGTGCTGGCCCAGGCCATCCGGAACGAGCTGGCGCAGATTGCCCCTTTTGAGGTGGAGCTGATTCAGATCGAACTGGACAAAACGCAGATTGCCCAGCCGGCCGTTCAAACGAGTCAGCCCGTAGCTGCGTATACCGATAAAGTTATTATTGTCGTCGACGATGTGCTCTATACGGGCCGTACGCTGGCTTTTAGCCTTCAGCCGTTTCTGAGCGTACCGGTGCGAAAACTACAGGTTGCCGTGCTCGTTGACCGGAATTACCCCAAATACCCCGTTGCTGCCGACTATAAAGGGTACGAGCTAAGCACCACCCTTACCGACCACGTAGACGTGATCCTCAGCGACGAAAGCCGCATGGGGGTTTATTTGCGGTAA
- a CDS encoding DEAD/DEAH box helicase: protein MKVAPSQPFQIVYSLLNHEFLGYLIEAFVVQRNSRGELTLLNQTLSTQNVDEFAKELDERDFELVRLIDSIQQDTIVKKFNTRRLPAVDFFLKIYDPVKGDKLLQEAICGYLEAMKAQIMALLPGKPFYVMGNDGNPAWLPIQWMSEPAKVHFHFVRNPDSTHYFPIIRYPVGRELMASDTSAKSRTLADSARNEVPGGSAETVRVDFQFKDALMICDEPAWMMVDNRLYHFSKNVDGKKLRPFFNKNHIVIPRNIEQQYYERFVTQLIAAYDVYAKGFEIRSESIEPVPVLTVSELAMAGRAVPAAVFSDDSDAVDTDDDGSQRIAFDLSFRYGEFTFRFDSFGTSANVSLEKKGDDYIFHKIRRDQRMERHKLAFLRETGLDLRHGRLAIPKMEAFNWLSDHSADIQNAGFLLEQHAQDAKRYFLGYSSINVSIQEGRDWFDIYANVRFGEFEIPFLKLRTLILNKKREFTLPNGEVAVIPEAWFTKYSELFSFLEHADGIDQLVLHKHHLALVQELERDGLAAAIMSRKLERLRDFEEIESFPLPVAFNGILRPYQKAGYDWMNFLRQYRFGGCLADDMGLGKTVMTLAMLQGRKEALQAAAERGDDADSRPSLLVMPTSLLYNWELEARKFTPSLRVMVYTGTYRDKNTAQFDDYDLILTSYGIVRIDIGLLSDYRFDYVILDESQAIKNPSSHITKAVMQLNTANRLILTGTPLENSTLDLWTQMSFINPGLLGSQSFFRNEFQVPIEKRHDESKTGRLYGLIKPFMLRRNKSQVATDLPEKVESVLYCEMSADQSAQYEEAKSYYRNLILERIEEEGMAKSQMVVLQGLTKLRQIANHPRMVDADYEGDSGKLDDVLMRLESAMTEHHKVLVFSQFIKHLNVVRQYLKEKNIKYAYLDGSTSDRQSQVELFQTDESVKLFLISLKAGGLGHNLTAADYVFILDPWWNPAIEAQAVDRAHRIGQQKTVFTYKFIAKNTVEEKILSLQRAKQQLAGSLITTEETFMKSLTKEDIMVLLE from the coding sequence ATGAAAGTCGCTCCCTCGCAACCCTTCCAGATCGTTTACTCGCTGCTTAACCACGAGTTTCTGGGTTATCTCATTGAGGCCTTTGTGGTGCAGCGCAACAGTCGGGGTGAGCTGACCCTGTTGAACCAGACCCTGTCGACGCAAAACGTCGATGAGTTCGCCAAAGAACTGGACGAACGGGACTTCGAACTGGTCCGGCTCATCGACAGTATTCAACAGGATACCATCGTCAAGAAGTTTAACACCCGGCGGCTGCCCGCGGTCGACTTTTTCCTGAAAATTTACGATCCCGTCAAAGGTGACAAGCTCCTTCAGGAAGCCATCTGCGGGTATCTGGAAGCAATGAAAGCGCAGATCATGGCGTTGCTGCCCGGCAAGCCCTTCTACGTCATGGGCAACGACGGCAACCCGGCCTGGTTGCCCATTCAGTGGATGTCAGAACCGGCGAAGGTTCATTTCCATTTCGTTCGTAACCCCGACTCAACCCACTATTTCCCCATCATCCGGTACCCCGTCGGGCGGGAACTGATGGCGTCGGACACGAGCGCCAAAAGCCGCACCCTCGCCGACTCGGCCCGGAACGAGGTGCCGGGCGGAAGCGCCGAAACGGTACGGGTCGATTTCCAGTTCAAGGACGCGCTGATGATCTGCGACGAGCCGGCCTGGATGATGGTCGACAACCGGCTGTATCACTTCAGCAAAAACGTCGACGGAAAAAAGCTGCGGCCTTTCTTCAACAAGAATCATATCGTTATCCCCCGCAACATTGAGCAGCAGTACTATGAACGCTTTGTGACCCAGCTGATTGCCGCTTACGACGTATACGCAAAAGGATTTGAGATCCGGTCCGAATCCATTGAACCCGTACCGGTTCTGACCGTGTCGGAACTGGCAATGGCGGGGCGGGCGGTGCCGGCGGCCGTGTTCTCGGACGATTCGGATGCGGTTGATACCGATGATGACGGCAGCCAGCGGATCGCCTTCGACCTATCGTTCCGATACGGGGAATTCACGTTCCGTTTCGACAGTTTTGGCACCTCGGCCAATGTGAGCCTGGAGAAAAAAGGGGATGACTACATCTTCCACAAGATTCGTCGCGACCAGCGGATGGAGCGCCACAAACTGGCCTTTCTGCGTGAAACCGGGCTCGACCTGCGCCATGGGCGGCTGGCCATTCCTAAAATGGAAGCCTTCAACTGGCTCTCCGACCACAGCGCCGATATTCAGAACGCGGGCTTCCTGCTCGAACAACACGCGCAGGATGCCAAACGCTATTTTCTGGGTTACTCCAGCATCAACGTTTCCATTCAGGAAGGCCGCGACTGGTTCGATATTTATGCTAATGTTCGTTTCGGTGAGTTCGAAATTCCGTTCCTGAAGCTTCGAACGCTCATTCTGAACAAGAAGCGGGAATTTACCCTCCCCAACGGTGAAGTCGCGGTTATTCCCGAAGCGTGGTTCACGAAATACTCCGAGCTGTTCAGCTTCCTGGAACACGCCGACGGCATTGACCAGCTGGTGCTGCATAAACACCACCTGGCGCTGGTGCAGGAACTGGAGCGCGATGGACTGGCGGCTGCTATTATGAGCCGTAAACTCGAACGACTGCGCGACTTCGAGGAGATCGAGTCGTTTCCGCTGCCCGTTGCATTCAACGGTATCCTGCGTCCTTACCAGAAAGCCGGTTACGACTGGATGAACTTCCTACGGCAGTACCGCTTTGGTGGCTGTCTGGCCGACGATATGGGCCTTGGCAAAACGGTTATGACGCTGGCTATGCTCCAGGGCCGCAAAGAAGCCCTCCAGGCGGCAGCCGAGCGGGGCGACGATGCCGACAGCCGTCCCAGCCTGCTCGTGATGCCTACGTCGCTGCTCTACAACTGGGAACTTGAAGCCAGAAAGTTTACACCTAGCCTGCGGGTCATGGTCTATACCGGCACGTACCGCGACAAGAACACGGCCCAGTTCGATGATTATGACCTGATCCTGACTTCCTACGGCATTGTCCGGATCGATATTGGCCTGCTCAGCGACTATCGATTCGACTACGTTATTCTCGACGAGTCGCAGGCGATCAAGAACCCCTCGTCGCACATCACTAAAGCAGTTATGCAGCTCAACACGGCCAACCGGCTCATCCTGACTGGTACGCCACTGGAAAACAGCACGCTGGACTTGTGGACGCAGATGTCATTCATCAACCCGGGACTGCTGGGTAGCCAGTCGTTTTTCCGGAACGAATTTCAGGTACCTATCGAGAAACGCCACGACGAAAGCAAGACGGGACGGCTCTACGGCCTCATCAAACCGTTCATGCTCCGGCGCAACAAGTCGCAGGTAGCCACAGACCTGCCCGAGAAAGTAGAGAGCGTGCTGTACTGCGAGATGTCGGCCGATCAGTCGGCGCAGTACGAGGAAGCGAAATCGTATTACCGCAACCTGATCCTCGAACGTATTGAAGAGGAGGGCATGGCGAAATCGCAGATGGTGGTGCTGCAGGGTCTGACAAAGCTCCGGCAGATTGCTAACCACCCGCGCATGGTCGACGCCGACTACGAAGGCGACTCGGGCAAGCTGGACGACGTACTGATGCGGCTTGAAAGCGCCATGACCGAGCACCACAAAGTACTGGTGTTCAGTCAGTTTATCAAGCACCTCAACGTAGTGCGGCAATATCTGAAAGAAAAAAACATCAAGTACGCCTACCTCGACGGCTCAACGTCCGACCGGCAGAGTCAGGTCGAACTGTTCCAGACCGACGAGTCGGTGAAGCTGTTCCTGATTTCACTCAAAGCGGGTGGGCTGGGCCACAACCTGACGGCTGCTGACTACGTCTTTATTCTGGACCCATGGTGGAACCCCGCCATTGAGGCTCAGGCCGTTGACCGGGCGCACCGTATCGGGCAGCAGAAAACGGTGTTTACGTACAAGTTTATTGCCAAGAACACCGTCGAAGAAAAAATCCTGTCGCTACAGCGCGCCAAGCAGCAACTGGCGGGCAGCCTCATCACGACCGAAGAAACGTTCATGAAATCGCTCACCAAAGAGGATATCATGGTCTTGCTAGAATAA
- a CDS encoding DUF4783 domain-containing protein produces the protein MNLVFASLLSVILWCSPIWCLPATADAGGALSETVRVSLSNGNAHQLSVYFSKTLQLVIDPVNVEFQSVQAAQAEQILRSFFKKYPPHHFAFVYRGQSNRLRYNTGIYETDGQAFTVYVLMRQGSNRQFLINAIHFRKE, from the coding sequence ATGAACCTTGTCTTTGCCTCCCTCCTGAGCGTTATCCTCTGGTGTTCGCCGATCTGGTGTTTACCCGCCACCGCAGATGCCGGCGGTGCCCTGTCCGAAACGGTGCGGGTATCACTGTCCAACGGCAACGCGCACCAGTTGTCGGTCTATTTTTCCAAAACGCTGCAGCTGGTGATCGATCCGGTCAATGTTGAATTTCAATCGGTACAGGCTGCCCAGGCCGAACAGATTCTCCGCTCGTTCTTTAAAAAATACCCGCCCCATCACTTTGCGTTTGTCTACCGGGGCCAGTCGAACCGACTACGGTATAACACAGGTATTTACGAAACAGACGGGCAGGCCTTTACCGTTTATGTGCTGATGCGGCAGGGCAGCAATCGCCAGTTTCTGATCAACGCCATCCACTTCCGGAAAGAGTAA
- a CDS encoding Dabb family protein: MTYANALTSDPPVKTMKTSSVQHIVLFKFKPETTPEKVKEIVAAFEALPSKIKEIKGFKWGTNNSPENLNKGLTHAFILTFDSEKDRDAYLPHPAHKAFGGIVGAWLADVTVVDFTDQAK; the protein is encoded by the coding sequence ATGACCTATGCGAACGCGCTGACCAGCGATCCGCCCGTAAAAACTATGAAAACATCCTCCGTTCAGCACATTGTTCTCTTTAAGTTCAAGCCCGAAACGACACCCGAAAAGGTGAAGGAAATCGTGGCCGCTTTTGAAGCACTGCCCTCTAAAATCAAGGAGATCAAAGGGTTCAAGTGGGGCACTAACAACAGCCCCGAAAACCTCAATAAGGGCCTGACGCACGCCTTTATCCTGACCTTCGACAGCGAGAAAGACCGTGATGCCTACCTGCCGCACCCCGCTCACAAGGCATTCGGCGGCATCGTTGGTGCCTGGCTTGCCGACGTAACCGTCGTCGACTTCACCGATCAGGCGAAGTAA
- a CDS encoding S9 family peptidase, with translation MNYLLFLAALFTSVPALAQTPKKTVSLDDIWGRNQGVLSQRTVEGVNWLRTGGFYTTLDAGRIVKFDIRTGAPVDTLFDRQRVAGSNEAISVEGYQLSADERKLLLTTQEEPIYRRSSKAAFFVYDLTTRQLKPLSKGSKQQFAQFSPDGKRVAFVRDNNLFVVDQAGTETQITTDGKPNAISNGAADWVYEEEFSMARAFEWSPDSRRIAWIRFDERRVPEYDMQVWGSLYPVEYRFKYPKAGEANSLVTVWIADLSPAATRLPKRVQAQTGSETDIYLPRIQWTKNAALLSVRRLNRLQNKLDLLHVDAATGQATTLLTETSPTYVDLEFTDDLRYLSDGKSFIWSSERSGFKQLYLYGLNGRLIRPITAPAGSAGSTAPFEVGSVYGIDEKSNSIYYTSTEVSPLERHLYRIGLDGRGKQRLTTEAGTYTATFSPDFSYYLLYHESAHAPISVTLRATANTSSLRVLESNEELKTRLAGFALAPKQFFRTKAADGTSLNGWMIKPADFDSTGQKKYPVLMFVYGGPGSQTVKNDWDTRDYFWYQTLAQKGYIIVSVDGRGTGARGNAFRTATYAQLGKLETEDQIAAAIQLKTLPYVDPARVGIWGWSYGGYMSALCMTLGADVFKAGISVSPVTNWRFYDSVYTERYLKRPQENANGYDNNSPVTHASKLKGPLLLIHGTGDDNVHFQNSIAFTDALIAAGKQFESFYYPNRNHGIYGGNTRLHLYQMMTNFVEKNL, from the coding sequence ATGAACTATCTTCTGTTTCTGGCAGCGCTTTTCACCAGTGTGCCGGCGCTGGCCCAGACCCCAAAAAAAACAGTCAGCCTCGACGATATCTGGGGGCGTAACCAAGGCGTCCTTTCCCAGCGCACCGTAGAAGGTGTCAACTGGCTCAGGACCGGTGGCTTCTATACAACCCTCGATGCGGGCCGAATCGTCAAATTCGATATCCGGACGGGCGCCCCCGTCGATACGCTCTTTGACAGGCAACGGGTGGCCGGCAGCAACGAAGCCATCAGCGTGGAAGGCTATCAACTATCGGCCGATGAGCGAAAACTGCTGCTCACGACCCAGGAGGAGCCCATCTATCGCCGGTCCAGCAAAGCGGCTTTCTTTGTCTACGATTTGACAACCCGGCAGCTTAAGCCGCTGAGCAAAGGTAGCAAGCAGCAATTTGCTCAGTTCTCGCCCGATGGCAAACGGGTAGCTTTCGTGCGCGACAACAACCTGTTTGTGGTCGATCAGGCCGGAACCGAAACACAAATTACCACCGACGGCAAGCCAAACGCCATTAGTAACGGAGCGGCCGATTGGGTCTACGAGGAAGAGTTCAGCATGGCACGCGCCTTCGAATGGTCGCCGGACAGCCGGCGTATCGCGTGGATTCGGTTCGATGAGCGCCGTGTGCCCGAATACGATATGCAGGTGTGGGGCAGCCTGTATCCGGTCGAGTACCGCTTCAAGTACCCCAAAGCAGGCGAGGCCAACTCGCTCGTGACCGTCTGGATCGCCGATCTAAGCCCGGCAGCCACCCGTTTGCCGAAGCGAGTACAGGCTCAAACGGGTAGCGAAACCGATATATACCTCCCCCGGATCCAGTGGACAAAAAATGCCGCTTTGCTCTCGGTACGGCGGCTCAACCGGCTGCAGAATAAACTCGACCTGCTGCACGTCGATGCCGCAACGGGCCAGGCAACGACCCTACTGACCGAAACCAGCCCTACCTACGTCGACCTGGAATTTACCGACGATCTGCGGTACCTGTCCGATGGGAAGTCATTCATCTGGAGCAGCGAACGCAGCGGTTTCAAGCAGTTGTATCTGTACGGCCTGAACGGCCGCCTTATCCGGCCCATCACCGCCCCGGCCGGGTCAGCAGGCAGTACCGCCCCCTTCGAAGTGGGGAGTGTGTATGGCATCGATGAAAAGAGCAATTCGATCTACTACACCTCTACCGAAGTCTCGCCCCTCGAACGGCACCTCTACCGCATTGGCCTCGACGGACGCGGCAAACAGCGGCTTACAACCGAAGCGGGTACGTATACCGCTACCTTCAGCCCCGACTTTTCCTATTACCTGCTCTACCACGAGTCGGCACACGCGCCTATTTCGGTTACGCTACGTGCTACGGCCAACACGAGCAGTCTGCGGGTGCTTGAATCGAACGAAGAGCTGAAAACCCGGCTGGCGGGTTTCGCGCTGGCGCCCAAGCAGTTTTTTCGGACGAAAGCCGCCGACGGTACTTCCCTGAATGGCTGGATGATAAAACCGGCTGATTTTGATAGTACGGGGCAGAAAAAGTACCCGGTGCTGATGTTCGTCTACGGCGGGCCCGGCTCGCAGACGGTAAAGAATGACTGGGATACGCGGGATTATTTCTGGTATCAGACGCTGGCGCAGAAAGGGTATATTATTGTTTCGGTCGACGGGCGCGGGACCGGTGCGCGGGGCAATGCCTTCCGCACGGCAACCTACGCCCAGCTGGGCAAGCTCGAAACCGAAGACCAGATTGCGGCTGCCATCCAGCTGAAAACCCTCCCCTACGTTGATCCTGCCCGGGTGGGCATCTGGGGCTGGAGCTACGGCGGGTATATGTCGGCCCTGTGTATGACGCTCGGTGCTGACGTATTCAAGGCGGGCATTTCCGTGTCGCCCGTTACCAACTGGCGGTTTTATGACAGTGTCTATACCGAACGCTACCTGAAACGTCCGCAGGAAAACGCCAATGGCTACGACAACAACTCACCCGTTACCCACGCGTCCAAATTAAAAGGCCCGTTGCTGCTCATTCACGGCACGGGCGATGATAATGTTCATTTTCAGAACTCCATTGCCTTCACCGACGCGCTCATTGCTGCGGGCAAGCAATTCGAATCGTTCTATTACCCCAACCGAAACCACGGCATCTACGGCGGTAACACCCGACTGCATCTCTACCAGATGATGACGAATTTTGTGGAGAAGAACTTGTAA
- a CDS encoding YcxB family protein encodes MIVKTKKYALDQKTYINIALRQWLKDNWKWAIVPLGLIILNAVLNVTGAYPNIWIYVVIVLLTILYVLFWAVQITGIAQMEQSKALFQKYIYEIDSRQILMRISAKEGGLLKWDQISSVVKDKDAYIMFLDNGDALRNTKATWIAKTVTKGLAKAQFLYLPFSIFTSEHDLKFTETILRRKGLLPETAAPAEVTK; translated from the coding sequence ATGATTGTTAAGACCAAAAAATACGCGTTAGACCAAAAGACGTACATCAATATTGCGCTGAGGCAGTGGCTTAAAGACAACTGGAAGTGGGCAATTGTGCCCCTGGGTTTAATTATCCTGAATGCTGTTCTTAACGTAACGGGCGCTTATCCGAACATCTGGATTTACGTTGTCATTGTATTGCTCACCATTCTGTACGTGCTCTTCTGGGCCGTTCAGATCACGGGTATCGCCCAGATGGAGCAAAGTAAAGCACTCTTTCAAAAATACATCTATGAGATCGACAGCCGCCAGATTCTGATGCGCATCAGTGCCAAAGAAGGCGGTCTGCTCAAGTGGGACCAGATCAGCAGTGTCGTTAAAGACAAGGATGCCTACATCATGTTTCTGGATAACGGCGATGCGCTCAGGAATACCAAAGCCACCTGGATTGCCAAAACCGTAACGAAAGGACTGGCAAAGGCGCAGTTTCTGTACCTGCCGTTCAGCATTTTCACCAGCGAACACGACCTGAAGTTTACGGAAACCATTCTCCGGCGGAAAGGGCTGTTGCCCGAAACAGCAGCGCCCGCCGAGGTTACGAAATAA